One Fusarium falciforme chromosome 1, complete sequence genomic window carries:
- a CDS encoding Alternative oxidase has product MLSTQIQHANASRQAAQLGKAAALSFVRTASSSSSLLGCPAVLRVGCAASQQHRLFSSTPATQLRDFFPVKETAHIQKTKPAWPHHAQTYEEMAAVVPAHREPRTKGDWVAWKIVRLARWCMDKATGMDREQQVDKKHPTTSVVAQKPLTEAQWLVRFIFLESIAGVPGMVGGMLRHLGSLRRMKRDNGWIETLLEESYNERMHLLTFMKMCEPGWFMKMMIIGAQGVFFNSLFVSYLISPKIVHRFVGYLEEEAVHTYTRCIKEIEDGNLPKWNDPKFGIPDIAVQYWQMPKEHRTMKDLILYIRADEAVHRGVNHTLGNLNQSEDPNPFVSEFKDREVPRPALKPAGYERADVI; this is encoded by the exons ATGCTTTCGACTCAGATCCAGCACGCAAACGCCTCGAGACAAGCTGCACAGCTTGGAAAGGCAGCAGCTCTAAGCTTCGTTCGTACtgcatcctcttcttcctcccttcTCGGGTGCCCAGCCGTCCTTAGAGTCGGCTGCGCAGCGAGCCAACAACATCGACTCTTCTCGTCAACACCCGCCACCCAACTTCGTGACTTCTTCCCCGTGAAGGAGACTGCCCATATCCAAAAGACCAAGCCAGCATGGCCTCACCACGCCCAAACATACGAGGAGATGGCTGCTGTCGTACCTGCCCACCGAGAGCCCCGAACCAAAGGTGACTGGGTGGCCTGGAAGATTGTGCGCCTTGCCCGGTGGTGCATGGACAAGGCTACGGGCATGGATCGCGAACAACAAGTTGACAAGAAGCACCCAACAACTTCTGTTGTGGCACAGAAGCCTCTTACCGAGGCGCAATGG TTGGTGCGTTTCATCTTCTTGGAGAGCATCGCCGGAGTTCCAGGCATGGTCGGCGGCATGTTGCGCCACCTCGGAAGTCTTCGACGCATGAAGCGAGACAACGGTTGGATCGAGACACTCCTTGAGGAGAGCTACAACGAGCGGATGCACCTCCTGACATTCATGAAGATGTGCGAGCCGGGCTGGTtcatgaagatgatgatcatTGGAGCTCAGGGCGTCTTCTTCAACAGTCTTTTCGTCTCGTACCTCATCTCCCCCAAGATTGTTCACCGATTTGTCGGAtatcttgaggaggaggccgtcCATACCTACACCCGCTGCATTAAGGAGATCGAGGACGGTAACCTGCCCAAGTGGAACGACCCCAAGTTTGGCATTCCCGACATTGCTGTCCAG TACTGGCAAATGCCAAAGGAGCACCGCACGATGAAGGACCTGATCCTTTACATCAGGGCTGACGAAGCCGTCCACCGAGGTGTCAACCACACACTCGGTAACCTCAACCAATCCGAAGATCCGAACCCCTTTGTCAGCGAGTTCAAGGACCGAGAGGTTCCCAGGCCTGCCCTGAAGCCCGCTGGATACGAACGAGCCGATGTCATCTAA